The sequence below is a genomic window from Peromyscus maniculatus bairdii isolate BWxNUB_F1_BW_parent chromosome 17, HU_Pman_BW_mat_3.1, whole genome shotgun sequence.
AAACCTCTTTCTGCAGCCCATGTAAGACTGGGAATCCCCCATGTTGcagctcaagcccacatgccatggtgtctctGTACTGCAGCTCGCGTGAAAGATGCAACTACGGAGTTGCTTTTGGCTTCTTGTCTGTGTTctagtgttgtgtgatattttgtttgtgttctgacaaacaaagcttgtctggagatcagagggcagagctagccactagttaaccatggaggccaggccgtggtggcacacacctgtaatcccagcacttgggaggaagaagcaggaagatcaggagttcaaggccaccctgggctacatgagattgaaccagtctagaagagaaacaggtgATGGTGGAatacacctttaagcccagcactagtGAGGTAGATACAGGAATATAAGATGGGTGGACACAGGATCTCGGCCCCCATTCGGTCTgaggatttgttttttattttatttgattttgattttttcaagacagtgtttctctgtgtagttttggtgcctgtcctggaactcactctgtaaaccaggctggcctcgcactcacagagatgcgcctgtctttgcctcctgagtgctgggattaaaggcatgcgccaccactgcctggcctatctgaggatttgtagagataagaagtctctagtggctgctgctctgcttctctgatctttcagctttcaccctcgatatctgactcagggtttttatttaataagattaatGAGGATTCTAGAACCCTTTTTAAAGCTTCCTCAGGCTTTATGTGAATGTTCCTGCAGCACATTGGAGTGCCATATGTAAACAGAGGTGGAACTTTTGTCCCATCTGCCCAATTACACCCGGTAGTCACTCCCCAAATTagcatacagaggcttatattaattataaatgtttggccaaaggCTTagacttattactagctagctcttatatctaaattaacccatttctattattctatgtaATATTATGTGACCCATGGCTTACCAGTTCCTTCACATCTTGAAGTGTCTGCCTCGACTCCGCCCTCTTCCTCTGGGTCCTCAGTTTGATTGAACCACCTcaccttatcctgccttgccacaggccaaaaatgctttattatcaaccaatgacagcaacacacattcacagcgtacagaagggTCCTCCCACAGCATCCTGCCGAAACTGGAGCTCTAAACACAAAGGCTTCATTTGCCTCTCCAGTGTCAGACAAAACCCAGGTTTGTTTCCAAAGGTGCCTCATGCCGACGTAGAAAACACCAGGGTTATTCCTCCCCTCATCACGCCCAAGTTTAGACAACCAAGAACAGCTGGGCTGCCTCAGGGTCATGTCTGTTAAGCTTTAAAATGAACAGGGTGTGAGACAGAGACGCAGCAAGCATGGTCTTTGTTcagaaagagagaagcaaaggCTGAGGGGAAGGGCTGAGGTTCACaggagggctggagggaaggctcaCCCATTGGGTGAACTCGCTGCTGCTCCACGGGACCCAcactctattcccagcacccacagccagTGGCAcacactgtaactccagctccggaggATCTggagccttcttctggcctccaagggctctggcatgcatgtgcacacacacatacattcaaatAAAGATCTAGATGACACGTTAGAGTGCACCACCCTGGGCCCTCAGGAGAGGAGTGTGGGGTCTCACACCAGGGCTTACAATCTTGCAGACAGCCTGCACATCTGCCTGTTGTTTTAACTTCGGCACAGTGGCTGTACCTTAATTATTATTAACTATTTCAGCCAGCAATTATGACTCTGaagttactggcctgcttctctggcagcagACTGGCTGCTCAGGTCACAGCCTGGCAGGAATTCTGTTCACAGGCAACTGGCTCTATCGCTGCCGCTAAAGGtagttttaactaaatctctatcatatttataaataagactggagattcagaggctggggtgaaaacctgctggctcagagaggctgagtagcaccCAGCTacccttctctccttgctggtgtcCCCCAGAAGAGAGCTTCCTTCTGACCCAAAGTTAATTTATGTAATTAATGCAAATTTGgcgttcacagtgtgatcaaacatCCCCCAACACCCGTCACTCTGGGCTCATAGCCCACTTTGCAAGGATATAAAGTACACAGCTTGGTTTTTAAGCACAGTCAGTCTTCAGGGCTCTTATTATGAAGTGAGAATTATTGTTTCTGTGGGTAAACTCCAAGTGTGAGTTTTCTCTAAAGAGGGTAGGTGACAGGGCTCATCAGGGAAAGGtgcttgtggccaagcctgacaacctgagttcaaatcccaggacccacatggagggAGGAGTTGTGTGACCTGGCTAGATGTGAACAAATATCTACTAACCCCAATGGGGAACCAACCACAAAGTACTAATTCCAACTTGATGAAACACTGAGTTTATTTGGGTCACCTACAGGAGTAGAAAAGACAGACAGCTGcttcaccaaagcccaccccagcagggGTGACAGCTCACGGCTGGGAGCCTGGAGAGCAGCCCGACAGGCTGGTGTCCTTTCCAGGATTCTCAGCTTGTCCCAGTCCCTCTCAGCAGCCCTTACAGCTCacgtgctggggggggggaggggctggtgcatctggtcagttttagggacttcctgaggtGACTGAGTTGCTTCCTTCCTCAGCTGAGGGAGCTTCATTGTGGGAGGGAGGCGAGCCTCAGAGACAGCCGCACAACCTCCAAActgtctctgacctctgcacacagcactcaggagtccctcttcccacacgtaaatgaaagtaaaaaatatttaagttcaAGGCTGGAGAGCTGGGTCTACtactccagaggacctgggctcaattcccagcacccacacggcagctcacaactgtctgtgactccagttccagggcttctgacaccctcacacacatacacgctgGCAAAgcaaacaccaatacacataaaatttaagttTACGGTCATCCTGGCTGAGCTGCACGAAACCAATGTCCAGAAaactccaaaattaaaaacaaataacaaaggcTGAGGCCTCACCTCAGCTGGCAGGGtgcacaccaggcatgcacaagaCCTTGGCACCCGTGCtgagcaccacataaaccaggtgggCAGAGCTTTAGGACACCCTGGGCCATGCAGTGGGTTTTCGGAcacctggactacaggagaccctgtctcataaataaCATAAAGgacttgcagaggacatgagtcCAGTCCCCAGTCCCCACgtcagggggctcacaaccaccgggggctccagctccagaggagccaatattgtcttctggtctccaagagtacctgcattcacacacacacacacacacacacacacacacacacacacacacacacacacacacctgcacacacatacacacacaattaaaatctaaataaatcttaaaagaaagaaaacaaaagactccACGCGGCGGGTACCAGGAAGTGTTTAGTGCCGGAGCATGGGCGCATGCGCAGCCTTCCAGACACACGCCTTGACAAGTGAAGAGAAGGTTCCATCCAGGCCGCCCCTGCACCTCCAGGCAGGAGACCCTATCTCGGCGATGCGAGGCTGGATGTCAATCAGCAGTGCTGGTGAGGTGGGTGGCGGCCGGGGGCACCCGAGGCCGGATTAGGAGACGCTGGGGGGCAGGCGCGCCGCTGCGGTCTTCTCCACCACGAAGCCATAGTTATACTGGGGGAGCGGGGAGAGGGGCTGAAGGAGgtgctgggggctggaggggtACACTGGGAGTGACTGCGGAGGGGGGACAGCCTGGGGCAGCTGCCCATCCCTGGGGAGTAGGGGACCGGGTGGGGCCCCAGCACTCCATGCAGCCCGGCACTTACCTCCTTCTCAATGTCCGCCAGTGACTTAATGGTCAGGTCCCCGAAGGCAGAAAAGTTCTAGCGGACACAAGTGGGAGCGTGAGGCCCGAGCCCCACCGGAccgtggtgtgtgtgcacacgccaCGTGCACGCACAAACACTCACCACGGTTTATGAGGGTCAAGGATAACTTCCAGGAGTCGTCTCTCCTGCTATGTGGGACCCGGGAACTGAACTAAGGCAGCAAGGCTTCGTGGCAGGGGccgactgagctatctctcaaaCATGCCCCCAACTTCTCAGACGGCGTCtcaggtagcccaagctggcctcaaactatgtagccaaggacgaGCTTGCTCCAgagccccctgcctccacctcccgaggaCTGGGATGACGGGCGAGCAACACCCTAGCTGGCCCTAAGTCTCCCATCTTTCAGGACTTGCTCCACAAACACTAGCCTCAGCCTCACCCCACTCCTCACAGCCCTACTCTGGGATCCCCTGGTCTCCATCCCCCACCCATTCAGGTCACGGTCACTGTGCTGGATCCCAGGGACGCTGACTCACCAGAGGCCCGCAGCTTTTGCCCTCGAATCGGGGGTGCAGCGTAAAGGGAACCCCATCCATGGCTGCAAGGAAAATTCCCGGAGATGCTGAGGTGGAAGGCCCAGGACACCctgcagcccccctcccccgcccgtgACCCCGCCCACCCAGAGCGGCTGTGATTCTGGTTTTGGGTCCCATGCGCTCCTGCAACTCGCCCAAGAGCCACAAGCCCAATAAACCCGCTAGCTCCCTAAACGACTCTGCATTGGTCTGTTGTTGGTGCTCTATCTGGAGAAATTTGTTAATGTCAGCCCGGGAAGAGGTCTCACAGCACACCCTGGATTCTGCCCTGGGCGCCTGCAGAGCATGACCACCAAGGGGGGAAATTACAGCCTGGGggctcccaccacccacatggcggctcacaacccttttaactccagttccaggggatccgtcctcctctccaccccacccagggccatgcacacacatggcacacaggaCCGCATGCGGGCAAAACATGCacgtacataaaattaaaataaatcttaaaaataaaaagcttggtGGGAGGGCCGGGGAGAGGCCCCCACGCAGTGGGGAAGTCATAGCTCCCACCCAGGCTGCAGTGTTTCCACCCTGCTCACCTGAGATGCCATAGAGACTGGACGCCTCATAGATGGAGTCATTCCTCCGCAGAGTGGATGCCCGGGAGCCTAGCCTGGACAGCGTCCGCTCGGGATGGCTGCCTTTGCTGGGGAGCAGGGGACAGTGACCTCAGTCAGGCTGGAAGTCTTCCTCTTGGCCCACCTGCCCACCGGGGTGCCTGGGCCTCACCTGGGCTGTCTGGGTGGGTCCAGCGAGAGGCCCTGCATATCCTGGCTGATAGTGCGGGGCTTGGGCACCGGCCTTGGCGCCTTGGACTTCTTGCACCAGATGGCAAAACCACCCATGTCCCTGGAGCAAGGGGCGGGGACAGGAGGAAACCAATGCTCTGAGAAGCCGGGGCTGGCAGCGCGGGCCTGCATCTCTGTGTGGCCACCATTTGGGGTATTTTTCTTTCCGAAGCGCTACCTCACCCCAACCAGCGTACTGACTTTGGGCCCCTGAGATCCGCATCCCCACATGCAGAGGGATGAGAAAGAGGTCAAATCTGGAGGTCAAATGGCAGGGAAGGAGCTGAGGCCGGGGATGCTCTGTCCTACCCCACTCTCAGGTATCCAGGCACAGCTTTGGTCTTCCCGCTCAGCTTCACGTCACACACAACCATGTCAGCAGCCCCCAGGGGCATCAGCTTCACACACATGCGCTTCTTCTTGGACACAGAGGCCtctgggagtgggggcaggggagtgagagaggggagcagggcagggagggggcaCCCAGAGGGGAGCACCCAGAGGGGAGCACCCAGGGATGCTCACCAGCAGTGTGTCGGGACAACACCGGGGAGCTGGGTAAATCATAAATGGTGATCACAGGAGGGGATGCACTAACTTTTGGAGTCATCGAAGCTGACTTTTGCTGAATATTTGTGGGGTGGCTGTGGAATCGACAGTGGCGTATCTATTTTGGCAccccaacctcagtttccctggtcctataacagtgtgtgtgtgtgtgtgtgtgtgtgtgtgagagagagagagagagagagagagagagagagagagagagagagagagaacttctctttaaaaaaaaaaaatccagcccaAGGCTGTTGTGTGTGCCTCTTGGGGTGGGAAAGGCTATTTGTatcatatgtatttgtgtttatgagatagagtctcaagtagcccaggctggcctcaaaatcactatgtagcagaggatggcctcctgagtgctggatggCATGCCCATTATGTGGTGCTGCGGATGGAGCCAGGCTCCATGCACAGTGAGAAGCTGCTAGCCGGGCTACAGTCCCAGCCCTggcttttgtgacagggtctcactctgtagtctatgctgccctggaattcaccaCGAAGCCCAAAGGGGCTCTGAACtagaagcaatcctcctgcctcagcctctcaagcgctgggatAAAGAGCAGCAGCCCCATACCCGGCAGGTTAAGACAGTTGCAAGGCGCTGGGCATGATGGTTCATGCCAGTGAATCCCTGAAGGAGAGGACTgacgttccaggccagccgggactacacactgagaccctgcCCCCACCTGCAAAGCCTGAGAGAGACAGCAGCAAAAGGAGGGTAGGGGGATTTCCGGGAGCCTCCTGTCTGCACACTGACCTGACCCTCGGCAGAGCCACTAAAGACACCTCGAGAACCAAGCACCATCGGGGAGGTGGGCGGCCGGGtcgggcagggggtggggggaggggaggctgagcTATGCAGAGAGCGGGGAAAGCCAGCTCCAGGTGTCCCCGCTGTGCAAGGGcctggaaaggaaaagagaacggCGAGGAGGATCCCCTCGGCCACAGGAGCGGAGGGCAAGCAGCGGTGACCAGCGTCCCTCAGTAAGGCGGGTGGGTGCGCCAAAAACACTTGGGgttgtggtttgttttgagacagggttccgtgtagcccaggctggtgacAGGTGTGCCCCCCCACGCCCCACTTCTCGGGAAAGCTGGGACGAACCCACAgccatcctcttgcttcagcGTGAGTGCTACTGTGACAGGAGTGTGTCAACTGTTTAATTTGGGGGTAGTGAGTTGAGACAAagcctcactctgtagtccaggctagacgTGAACTCcctaccatcctcctgcctcagcttcccacgtTCTTCATTAACAGGTTGTGCCTCTCTACCCAGGGAGGACAAATTCTGTACCAGACAGGCGCTCCCTAAGCCTGGTGCTCTTCCGTGGGCCCACGGATCTTACTGGTGTCTAGAGGGTCGTTGACCGCAGAGAAGCCGGACGGCAGGGGGCCCTTGTCCATCACGATCTGCATGTCCACTACCACATTGTCCTGAGCGCTCTGGGCAGACGGAGGAGGGCGGACAGCAGGGGTGCAGCGTTAACGGTGTGAGCAGGGACGAAGCGCAGTGGGTGTCACCGGGCAGGGTCAAGGGAGAGTTGGAAGAGGGTCAGGGGTGTCAGCGGGCAGGGGGAGGGTCGGGAAGGGCTCAGGCTTCCGGATGCCCCTGCTCACCCTCAGGCTGCCCAGCGGGCTCAGGCACAGGAAGTAGCCAGCCTTCTGCGCGAAGCTGCGGCCGAAGCTGGCGGTCGCGCCCTCCACGGTGCAGGTGATCTGCGGGTCGCAGGGATCAGCGGGCTTTGTCCCTTCCCTGCCCCGCCCCTGCCGCCCCTGCCCGCCCCCTGCTCACCGCGCTGAaacccggcggcggcggcgtcagGACTGACGACCAGACCAGGCCCGCGAGCGGCTCCGCGTCCGCCCCGGAATCCATCCTTCCTGGGAACTCAGGAACCAGCTAACGCCCTCGGACAGCCTGGAACCtcgaactacaactcccagaagaCCTTGCAAATGGGCACCGCAAAGGCAGCTAGTGCGCATACGCAGAAACTGTGGACCAATCCGGTGGAGCCACGCCCTCTGGGCACACCCTTGAGAGATGTTTGCGGAAAAAGAATTAGAACTTCCGCCCTTAATCACCACTCAGGGCGATGAGGAGGCGGCTTAGCTCCCTGTCGAGACTACACTCCCCAGAATTCCATGCGACACCACCCACCGACCCCTCCTACCTTCTCAGGGAAATGGGTGGCCCGGCGCCGCTGACCTGTCACTCCAACAACTCCAAAAGGCGGGTGCTGGTGGGTGAAATGACCCATAGGAGATAGTTAGCGACAACCAGGCTCATTTAAGTAAGCCAGTGAAAACTCCAAGAGTGCTTTAATAATGAATGGCTAGATCAAGAGCAgccacaggccgggcggtggtggcgctcgcctttaatcccagcactcgggaggcagaggccagcctgggctacaggaaaggtgccaaagctacacagagaaaccaaaccaaacaaacaaaaaaagagcagcGGAAGCCCAGGAGTGCAGcggtttttaaagacaaaacccTTAAGAACCAATTGTGTCCGTGTGGGGCTGGGGGTTGGAGTCACGGGATAACGTATGTCTTTTTGCACATTTTAGCAGTGTTTTCCAACACAAGACAATTATTTCTGCTTTACACTTCCTCtagttattttagttttatgttttagcTTGCACAAACATTATTTTGGTTAATACATCTGGACCACGGTCAGGGTCAAGGACAGCCCCCAAAGTGTTGCCAAGGCAGGTGTGGCTGTTAGCGGGTGGCAGGCTGAGAGTGTCTCGGCAGGCGCAAACGGAATCAGAACAAGATGGTGTTAGTCACGTCAGTGTCCCTGAGTTCGAggtcctgggctatatgagatcctgcTATAAATTAGAGATAaacaaaaaatgctttaaaatattagCGAAAAATAAacggaaaaaaaaagaggagaaaggagaagtttGAATACTTTCAGTTCTAGGACCTTTGACAAATGAAATTATTGTGGCTGTGCAGCTGTTGACTTAAGAAACGAATAAGATGGACCTGAAGGCCTGATCACAggcaaaataagtttttttttttaa
It includes:
- the Mvb12a gene encoding multivesicular body subunit 12A produces the protein MDSGADAEPLAGLVWSSVLTPPPPGFSAITCTVEGATASFGRSFAQKAGYFLCLSPLGSLRSAQDNVVVDMQIVMDKGPLPSGFSAVNDPLDTKASVSKKKRMCVKLMPLGAADMVVCDVKLSGKTKAVPGYLRVGDMGGFAIWCKKSKAPRPVPKPRTISQDMQGLSLDPPRQPSKGSHPERTLSRLGSRASTLRRNDSIYEASSLYGISAMDGVPFTLHPRFEGKSCGPLNFSAFGDLTIKSLADIEKEYNYGFVVEKTAAARLPPSVS